Proteins from a genomic interval of Trifolium pratense cultivar HEN17-A07 linkage group LG6, ARS_RC_1.1, whole genome shotgun sequence:
- the LOC123889686 gene encoding ABC transporter B family member 15-like isoform X1, translated as MGGVDNRKWIDLFKKNKNGSIWSIFMHADREDWLLMVLGTIGAIGEGFTFPLILYISSRMINNIGSSSTMEPNIFIHNINKNALAWLYLACASFIICFLEGYCWTRTSGRQASRMRCKYLKAVLRQEVSYFDLQVTSTSEIITSVSNDTLIIQDVLSEKVPNLLMNISLFIGSYIVAFAMLWRLAIVVFPFLILLVIPGLIYGMTLMSLSSKIREEYNQADTIAEQTISSIRTVYSFVGENKSMIAFSNALQGTVNLGLKQGLAKGLAIGSNGFVFAIWSFMCYYGSRLVMYHGAKGGTVFAVGATIALGGLGLGTSLSSLRNFSEASSAGETIKRVISRVPNIDSNNTTGEIIQKVSGEVEFNNIEFAYPTRPETIILKNLCFKIPAGKTVALVGESGSGKSTLIALLQRFYDPIGGVILVDGVAINKLNIKWLRSIMGLVSQEPSLFATSIKENIIFGKEDATEDEIVEAARICNAHDFISLLPQGYNTQVGERGVQLSGGQKQRIAIARAIIKKPRILLLDEATSALDTKSERLVQQALDNATIDCTTIVIAHRLSTIQNANIIAVVHGGKIIEIGSHNELLQNDTGVYSSLVHNQQTDKERVEEETVTTTFTKRDPQITCFVDPTTLVEDEKNNINNVNVNEGKTVSFWRLLLLNIPEWKQAVFGCLNAMVFGAVQPVYAYAMGSMIFIYFDTDYEEIKNKTKVYSLCFLGLFVITLVVNVGQHYNFAYMGEYLTKRVRESMLSKIITFEVAWFDCDENSSGAVCSRLANDANVVRSLVGDRMSLLVQTFSAVVTAYTMALVISWRLNIVMISIQPILIACFYTRSVLLKSMSSKSTKAQQESSKLACEAVSNLRTITAFSSQDRILKMLEMAQQRPIQENFRQSWFAGIGLGLSQFLMSCTWAVNYWYGGKLIIDGYITKKALFESFMVVVSTGRVIADAGSMTKDLVKGGNVVSSIFAILDRRTKIKPDDPGGFKPETLMGQIEFHDVHFSYPARPNVVIFKDFSIKIEAGKSTALVGQSGSGKSTIIGLIERFYDPFKGSVTIDDMNIKSYNLKSLRKHIALVSQEPTLTNGTIRDNIAYGTTCDHIDEIEIIEAARVANAHDFISSLKDGYETWCGDKGVQLSGGQKQRIAIARAMLKNPKVLLLDEATSALDNNSEKVVQDALNMVMVGRTSVVVAHRLSTIHNCDVIAVLDKGKMVEIGSHKTLLAKGPCGAYYSLVHLQTKHASTTKDTTN; from the exons ATGGGAGGTGTGGATAATAGAAAGTGGATAGATTTGTTTAAGAAGAACAAGAATGGGTCTATATGGTCCATTTTCATGCATGCTGATAGGGAAGATTGGTTACTTATGGTTTTAGGTACCATTGGAGCAATTGGTGAAGGGTTCACCTTTCCTTTGATTTTGTATATTAGTAGCCGCATGATCAATAATATTGGGAGTTCATCTACTATGGAACCAAACATTTTCATCCATAACATCAATAAG AATGCACTTGCTTGGTTATATTTGGCCTGTGcatcttttattatttgtttcctTG AGGGTTACTGTTGGACAAGGACAAGTGGGAGACAAGCTTCAAGAATGAGATGCAAGTACCTTAAAGCAGTTCTTAGACAAGAAGTTTCTTACTTTGATTTGCAGGTGACAAGTACCTCAGAAATCATCACTAGTGTCTCTAATGACACTCTTATAATTCAAGATGTTCTTAGTGAAAAG GTTCCAAATTTGTTGATGAACATTTCATTGTTCATTGGGAGCTATATAGTGGCATTTGCAATGCTATGGAGATTGGCAATTGTAGTATTCCCATTTTTAATTCTTCTAGTGATCCCTGGATTAATCTATGGCATGACATTGATGAGTTTATCAAGCAAGATAAGGGAAGAGTACAATCAAGCTGACACAATAGCAGAACAAACAATATCTTCCATTAGAACTGTTTATTCATTTGTGGGAGAAAACAAATCTATGATTGCTTTCTCTAATGCTCTACAAGGGACTGTTAATTTGGGTTTAAAACAAGGATTAGCTAAAGGTTTAGCTATTGGAAGCAATGGTTTTGTGTTTGCAATTTGGTCTTTCATGTGCTATTATGGAAGTAGATTGGTGATGTACCATGGTGCTAAAGGAGGGACAGTTTTTGCTGTTGGAGCAACCATAGCACTTGGTGGATT AGGATTAGGAACAAGTTTATCTAGCCTAAGGAATTTTTCAGAAGCAAGTTCAGCAGGTGAAACAATCAAGAGAGTGATATCAAGAGTTCCAAACATAGATTCCAACAATACAACAGGAGAAATAATACAAAAAGTTTCAGGAGAAGTGGAATTTAACAACATAGAATTTGCATATCCAACAAGACCAGAAACAATTATCcttaaaaacttatgtttcaaaattCCAGCTGGAAAAACAGTGGCATTGGTTGGTGAAAGTGGTTCAGGAAAATCAACATTGATAGCTTTATTGCAAAGATTTTATGATCCAATTGGTGGTGTGATACTTGTTGATGGTGTGGCTATAAATAAGTTGAATATTAAGTGGCTTAGATCAATTATGGGGCTGGTTAGTCAAGAACCTTCTTTGTTTGCAACAAGTATTAAAGAGAATATAATTTTTGGTAAGGAAGATGCTACTGAGGATGAGATTGTTGAAGCTGCTAGAATTTGTAATGCTCATGATTTCATTTCATTGCTTCCTCAAGGTTACAATACCCAG GTGGGTGAAAGAGGGGTTCAATTATCAGGTGGACAAAAACAGAGGATAGCAATTGCTCGAGCAATAATCAAGAAACCAAGAATCCTTCTTTTGGATGAAGCAACAAGCGCCTTAGACACTAAATCAGAACGACTCGTTCAACAAGCACTCGACAATGCAACAATCGATTGCACCACCATCGTAATTGCCCACCGCCTCTCCACAATCCAAAATGCTAACATAATCGCTGTCGTGCATGGCGGCAAAATCATCGAGATTGGCTCACACAATGAACTTCTCCAAAACGACACCGGTGTTTACTCCTCTCTTGTCCACAACCAACAAACCGACAAGGAAAGAGTAGAAGAAGAAACCGTTACAACTACATTCACTAAAAGGGACCCACAAATCACATGTTTTGTTGATCCGACCACTTTAGTGGAAGACgaaaaaaacaatattaataatgtTAACGTCAATGAAGGTAAAACTGTGTCGTTTTGGAGATTACTTTTATTAAATATTCCTGAATGGAAACAAGCGGTTTTTGGGTGTTTGAATGCGATGGTGTTTGGTGCGGTTCAACCGGTTTATGCATATGCAATGGGTtcaatgatatttatttattttgatacgGATTATGAGgagataaaaaacaaaactaaggTCTATTCACTTTGCTTTTTGGGTCTCTTTGTGATAACTTTGGTGGTTAATGTTGGACAACATTATAACTTTGCATATATGggagagtatttgactaaacgTGTGAGGGAAAGCATGCTTTCTAAGATAATCACTTTTGAAGTTGCGTGGTTTGATTGTGATGAAAATTCTAGTGGTGCTGTTTGTTCTCGACTTGCCAATGATGCTAATGTG GTGAGGTCATTAGTTGGTGATAGAATGTCTTTGTTGGTACAAACTTTTTCAGCGGTAGTGACAGCATACACTATGGCTCTAGTCATTTCATGGAGGCTAAACATAGTTATGATATCTATTCAACCAATTTTAATAGCTTGCTTTTATACAAGAAGTGTGTTACTCAAAAGCATGTCAAGCAAGTCCACCAAAGCCCAACAAGAAAGTAGTAAGTTAGCTTGTGAAGCTGTTTCAAATCTTAGAACCATCACTGCCTTTTCTTCTCAAGATAGAATACTCAAAATGCTTGAAATGGCCCAACAAAGGCCAATTCAAGAGAATTTTCGACAATCGTGGTTTGCGGGTATTGGGCTTGGGCTTTCCCAATTCTTGATGTCTTGTACTTGGGCTGTGAATTATTGGTACGGCGGCAAGCTTATCATTGATGGGTACATAACAAAGAAAGCGTTATTTGAGAGCTTTATGGTTGTGGTGAGTACAGGACGAGTTATAGCCGATGCTGGAAGCATGACTAAAGACCTTGTCAAAGGTGGTAATGTTGTTAGCTCAATTTTTGCCATCTTAGATCGACGTACAAAAATCAAGCCAGATGACCCTGGTGGGTTTAAGCCCGAGACTTTAATGGGCCAAATAGAATTTCACGACGTGCATTTTTCTTACCCTGCCAGGCCGAATGTAGTTATCTTTAAagatttttcaattaaaattgaaGCGGGGAAATCAACGGCATTAGTGGGCCAAAGTGGATCCGGAAAATCAACCATCATAGGATTAATTGAGAGATTCTATGACCCATTTAAAGGAAGTGTGACAATAGATGATATGAACATAAAATCATATAACCTAAAGTCACTAAGAAAACACATAGCACTTGTGAGCCAAGAGCCAACATTGACTAATGGAACCATAAGAGACAACATTGCATATGGAACAACATGTGACCACATTGATGAAATTGAGATCATAGAGGCAGCAAGAGTAGCCAATGCTCATGATTTCATATCTAGCTTAAAAGATGGGTATGAGACATGGTGTGGTGACAAAGGGGTGCAACTTTCAGGAGGTCAAAAACAAAGGATAGCAATAGCTAGAGCCATGTTGAAGAATCCAAAGGTGTTGCTACTAGATGAGGCAACAAGTGCACTAGATAATAATTCAGAAAAAGTAGTGCAAGATGCATTGAATATGGTAATGGTGGGAAGAACAAGTGTTGTTGTGGCACATAGGTTGAGTACCATACACAATTGTGATGTTATTGCTGTTTTAGATAAAGGGAAAATGGTGGAGATTGGAAGTCACAAAACTTTGTTGGCTAAAGGACCTTGTGGTGCTTATTACTCTTTGGTTCATCTTCAAACTAAACATGCATCTACAACCAAAGACACTACTAATTAA
- the LOC123889686 gene encoding ABC transporter B family member 15-like isoform X2, producing the protein MRCKYLKAVLRQEVSYFDLQVTSTSEIITSVSNDTLIIQDVLSEKVPNLLMNISLFIGSYIVAFAMLWRLAIVVFPFLILLVIPGLIYGMTLMSLSSKIREEYNQADTIAEQTISSIRTVYSFVGENKSMIAFSNALQGTVNLGLKQGLAKGLAIGSNGFVFAIWSFMCYYGSRLVMYHGAKGGTVFAVGATIALGGLGLGTSLSSLRNFSEASSAGETIKRVISRVPNIDSNNTTGEIIQKVSGEVEFNNIEFAYPTRPETIILKNLCFKIPAGKTVALVGESGSGKSTLIALLQRFYDPIGGVILVDGVAINKLNIKWLRSIMGLVSQEPSLFATSIKENIIFGKEDATEDEIVEAARICNAHDFISLLPQGYNTQVGERGVQLSGGQKQRIAIARAIIKKPRILLLDEATSALDTKSERLVQQALDNATIDCTTIVIAHRLSTIQNANIIAVVHGGKIIEIGSHNELLQNDTGVYSSLVHNQQTDKERVEEETVTTTFTKRDPQITCFVDPTTLVEDEKNNINNVNVNEGKTVSFWRLLLLNIPEWKQAVFGCLNAMVFGAVQPVYAYAMGSMIFIYFDTDYEEIKNKTKVYSLCFLGLFVITLVVNVGQHYNFAYMGEYLTKRVRESMLSKIITFEVAWFDCDENSSGAVCSRLANDANVVRSLVGDRMSLLVQTFSAVVTAYTMALVISWRLNIVMISIQPILIACFYTRSVLLKSMSSKSTKAQQESSKLACEAVSNLRTITAFSSQDRILKMLEMAQQRPIQENFRQSWFAGIGLGLSQFLMSCTWAVNYWYGGKLIIDGYITKKALFESFMVVVSTGRVIADAGSMTKDLVKGGNVVSSIFAILDRRTKIKPDDPGGFKPETLMGQIEFHDVHFSYPARPNVVIFKDFSIKIEAGKSTALVGQSGSGKSTIIGLIERFYDPFKGSVTIDDMNIKSYNLKSLRKHIALVSQEPTLTNGTIRDNIAYGTTCDHIDEIEIIEAARVANAHDFISSLKDGYETWCGDKGVQLSGGQKQRIAIARAMLKNPKVLLLDEATSALDNNSEKVVQDALNMVMVGRTSVVVAHRLSTIHNCDVIAVLDKGKMVEIGSHKTLLAKGPCGAYYSLVHLQTKHASTTKDTTN; encoded by the exons ATGAGATGCAAGTACCTTAAAGCAGTTCTTAGACAAGAAGTTTCTTACTTTGATTTGCAGGTGACAAGTACCTCAGAAATCATCACTAGTGTCTCTAATGACACTCTTATAATTCAAGATGTTCTTAGTGAAAAG GTTCCAAATTTGTTGATGAACATTTCATTGTTCATTGGGAGCTATATAGTGGCATTTGCAATGCTATGGAGATTGGCAATTGTAGTATTCCCATTTTTAATTCTTCTAGTGATCCCTGGATTAATCTATGGCATGACATTGATGAGTTTATCAAGCAAGATAAGGGAAGAGTACAATCAAGCTGACACAATAGCAGAACAAACAATATCTTCCATTAGAACTGTTTATTCATTTGTGGGAGAAAACAAATCTATGATTGCTTTCTCTAATGCTCTACAAGGGACTGTTAATTTGGGTTTAAAACAAGGATTAGCTAAAGGTTTAGCTATTGGAAGCAATGGTTTTGTGTTTGCAATTTGGTCTTTCATGTGCTATTATGGAAGTAGATTGGTGATGTACCATGGTGCTAAAGGAGGGACAGTTTTTGCTGTTGGAGCAACCATAGCACTTGGTGGATT AGGATTAGGAACAAGTTTATCTAGCCTAAGGAATTTTTCAGAAGCAAGTTCAGCAGGTGAAACAATCAAGAGAGTGATATCAAGAGTTCCAAACATAGATTCCAACAATACAACAGGAGAAATAATACAAAAAGTTTCAGGAGAAGTGGAATTTAACAACATAGAATTTGCATATCCAACAAGACCAGAAACAATTATCcttaaaaacttatgtttcaaaattCCAGCTGGAAAAACAGTGGCATTGGTTGGTGAAAGTGGTTCAGGAAAATCAACATTGATAGCTTTATTGCAAAGATTTTATGATCCAATTGGTGGTGTGATACTTGTTGATGGTGTGGCTATAAATAAGTTGAATATTAAGTGGCTTAGATCAATTATGGGGCTGGTTAGTCAAGAACCTTCTTTGTTTGCAACAAGTATTAAAGAGAATATAATTTTTGGTAAGGAAGATGCTACTGAGGATGAGATTGTTGAAGCTGCTAGAATTTGTAATGCTCATGATTTCATTTCATTGCTTCCTCAAGGTTACAATACCCAG GTGGGTGAAAGAGGGGTTCAATTATCAGGTGGACAAAAACAGAGGATAGCAATTGCTCGAGCAATAATCAAGAAACCAAGAATCCTTCTTTTGGATGAAGCAACAAGCGCCTTAGACACTAAATCAGAACGACTCGTTCAACAAGCACTCGACAATGCAACAATCGATTGCACCACCATCGTAATTGCCCACCGCCTCTCCACAATCCAAAATGCTAACATAATCGCTGTCGTGCATGGCGGCAAAATCATCGAGATTGGCTCACACAATGAACTTCTCCAAAACGACACCGGTGTTTACTCCTCTCTTGTCCACAACCAACAAACCGACAAGGAAAGAGTAGAAGAAGAAACCGTTACAACTACATTCACTAAAAGGGACCCACAAATCACATGTTTTGTTGATCCGACCACTTTAGTGGAAGACgaaaaaaacaatattaataatgtTAACGTCAATGAAGGTAAAACTGTGTCGTTTTGGAGATTACTTTTATTAAATATTCCTGAATGGAAACAAGCGGTTTTTGGGTGTTTGAATGCGATGGTGTTTGGTGCGGTTCAACCGGTTTATGCATATGCAATGGGTtcaatgatatttatttattttgatacgGATTATGAGgagataaaaaacaaaactaaggTCTATTCACTTTGCTTTTTGGGTCTCTTTGTGATAACTTTGGTGGTTAATGTTGGACAACATTATAACTTTGCATATATGggagagtatttgactaaacgTGTGAGGGAAAGCATGCTTTCTAAGATAATCACTTTTGAAGTTGCGTGGTTTGATTGTGATGAAAATTCTAGTGGTGCTGTTTGTTCTCGACTTGCCAATGATGCTAATGTG GTGAGGTCATTAGTTGGTGATAGAATGTCTTTGTTGGTACAAACTTTTTCAGCGGTAGTGACAGCATACACTATGGCTCTAGTCATTTCATGGAGGCTAAACATAGTTATGATATCTATTCAACCAATTTTAATAGCTTGCTTTTATACAAGAAGTGTGTTACTCAAAAGCATGTCAAGCAAGTCCACCAAAGCCCAACAAGAAAGTAGTAAGTTAGCTTGTGAAGCTGTTTCAAATCTTAGAACCATCACTGCCTTTTCTTCTCAAGATAGAATACTCAAAATGCTTGAAATGGCCCAACAAAGGCCAATTCAAGAGAATTTTCGACAATCGTGGTTTGCGGGTATTGGGCTTGGGCTTTCCCAATTCTTGATGTCTTGTACTTGGGCTGTGAATTATTGGTACGGCGGCAAGCTTATCATTGATGGGTACATAACAAAGAAAGCGTTATTTGAGAGCTTTATGGTTGTGGTGAGTACAGGACGAGTTATAGCCGATGCTGGAAGCATGACTAAAGACCTTGTCAAAGGTGGTAATGTTGTTAGCTCAATTTTTGCCATCTTAGATCGACGTACAAAAATCAAGCCAGATGACCCTGGTGGGTTTAAGCCCGAGACTTTAATGGGCCAAATAGAATTTCACGACGTGCATTTTTCTTACCCTGCCAGGCCGAATGTAGTTATCTTTAAagatttttcaattaaaattgaaGCGGGGAAATCAACGGCATTAGTGGGCCAAAGTGGATCCGGAAAATCAACCATCATAGGATTAATTGAGAGATTCTATGACCCATTTAAAGGAAGTGTGACAATAGATGATATGAACATAAAATCATATAACCTAAAGTCACTAAGAAAACACATAGCACTTGTGAGCCAAGAGCCAACATTGACTAATGGAACCATAAGAGACAACATTGCATATGGAACAACATGTGACCACATTGATGAAATTGAGATCATAGAGGCAGCAAGAGTAGCCAATGCTCATGATTTCATATCTAGCTTAAAAGATGGGTATGAGACATGGTGTGGTGACAAAGGGGTGCAACTTTCAGGAGGTCAAAAACAAAGGATAGCAATAGCTAGAGCCATGTTGAAGAATCCAAAGGTGTTGCTACTAGATGAGGCAACAAGTGCACTAGATAATAATTCAGAAAAAGTAGTGCAAGATGCATTGAATATGGTAATGGTGGGAAGAACAAGTGTTGTTGTGGCACATAGGTTGAGTACCATACACAATTGTGATGTTATTGCTGTTTTAGATAAAGGGAAAATGGTGGAGATTGGAAGTCACAAAACTTTGTTGGCTAAAGGACCTTGTGGTGCTTATTACTCTTTGGTTCATCTTCAAACTAAACATGCATCTACAACCAAAGACACTACTAATTAA